The proteins below come from a single uncultured Carboxylicivirga sp. genomic window:
- a CDS encoding SDR family oxidoreductase, which yields MKVLLTGATGYIGKRLLPILVDKGYNVVCCVRDRKKFHPEKSLFEKIEVIELDLTRKETLVTIPKDIDIAYYLVHSMSSSKNYSELEKQSAINFREYLYHTQVKQVIYLSGIVNSQSLSKHLSSRKAVEIELSKGSYALTTLRAGIIIGSGSASFEIIRDLVEKLPIMIAPRWLRTKCQPIGISDVIKILTGVIDKSNVFNSSFDIGGNDILTYKEMLLKFAGARGLKRYIWTVPVMTPKLSSYWLYFVTSTSYKLAVSLVDSMKVEVVAKDDEINRLLQLKPLSYDECIKRAFKKIEQNEIVSSWKDSTISGRMNFKISDYIRVPQFGCYKDIRKKKVADIQSCIENIWRIGGETGWYYGNWLWQIRGFLDKMVGGVGLRRGRTNINSINAGDTLDFWRVLYADRNEKRLLLLAEMKLPGEAWLEFRIEDNILIQTATFRPKGLSGRLYWYSVLPFHGFIFRGLINALVNRAIKDAE from the coding sequence ATGAAAGTTCTGCTAACTGGTGCTACTGGATATATTGGCAAGCGTTTATTACCAATTTTGGTTGATAAGGGATATAATGTGGTATGCTGTGTCAGAGATCGTAAGAAGTTTCATCCCGAAAAATCATTATTTGAAAAGATTGAAGTAATTGAGCTTGACTTGACTCGGAAAGAGACTCTGGTTACTATTCCTAAAGATATTGACATTGCGTATTATCTGGTTCATTCAATGTCTTCATCCAAAAATTATAGTGAGCTGGAAAAACAATCAGCCATTAACTTTCGCGAATATCTATACCATACCCAAGTTAAACAGGTAATTTATTTGAGTGGTATTGTAAATTCTCAGAGCTTATCAAAACATTTGAGTTCGCGAAAAGCGGTTGAGATTGAGCTTAGTAAAGGGAGTTATGCATTAACAACATTAAGGGCAGGTATAATTATTGGATCCGGTAGCGCTTCTTTTGAAATTATCCGCGATTTAGTAGAGAAACTTCCTATAATGATTGCTCCGCGTTGGCTCAGAACCAAATGTCAGCCTATAGGTATTTCGGATGTTATTAAGATACTTACAGGAGTGATTGATAAATCGAATGTGTTTAATAGTAGTTTTGATATAGGTGGAAACGATATTTTGACTTATAAAGAAATGCTGTTGAAATTCGCAGGAGCAAGAGGATTAAAAAGGTATATATGGACAGTACCCGTGATGACTCCTAAATTATCATCATATTGGTTGTATTTTGTGACTTCAACCTCTTATAAACTGGCAGTTTCTTTGGTAGATAGCATGAAGGTTGAAGTTGTTGCGAAAGATGATGAGATTAATCGATTATTACAACTTAAACCGCTATCGTATGATGAATGTATTAAACGAGCTTTTAAGAAAATTGAACAAAACGAAATTGTTTCCAGCTGGAAAGACTCTACCATAAGTGGTCGTATGAATTTCAAAATATCGGATTATATACGTGTGCCTCAATTTGGTTGTTATAAGGATATTAGAAAGAAAAAGGTAGCCGATATTCAATCGTGTATTGAAAATATCTGGCGCATTGGTGGAGAAACCGGTTGGTACTATGGTAATTGGCTATGGCAGATCAGAGGTTTCTTGGATAAAATGGTTGGAGGAGTTGGATTAAGGAGAGGCAGGACTAATATAAATAGTATCAATGCTGGAGATACACTTGATTTTTGGCGTGTTTTATATGCTGATAGAAATGAGAAACGTTTGCTCTTACTGGCTGAAATGAAGTTACCCGGAGAGGCCTGGCTTGAATTCCGAATAGAAGACAATATTCTTATTCAAACAGCCACTTTTCGTCCCAAAGGTTTATCCGGAAGATTATATTGGTATTCGGTTTTACCATTTCATGGTTTTATTTTTAGAGGATTGATAAACGCATTAGTGAATCGTGCTATAAAAGATGCCGAATAG
- a CDS encoding flavodoxin family protein → MKTLIAYCTESGNTEKLAKVIADSCTSEFEIAKIADIKTTNQYDFIFIGFPFNSFAPTTEAQEFIKGLSESQRVALFATHAIPTDSPMNDKQKTKALDCASHLDVVGFFTCRGELSLPITEILLKSDNAEMQYFGKMRPETIGHPNEEELESLKQFVIDLQNQN, encoded by the coding sequence ATGAAAACGTTAATAGCTTACTGTACCGAATCGGGCAATACAGAAAAACTTGCCAAAGTAATTGCTGATAGTTGTACGAGTGAATTTGAAATAGCAAAAATAGCTGACATTAAAACTACCAATCAATATGACTTTATCTTTATTGGTTTCCCTTTTAATAGCTTTGCTCCTACAACTGAGGCACAAGAATTTATTAAGGGGTTATCAGAAAGTCAAAGAGTGGCATTGTTTGCAACTCATGCTATACCTACAGATTCTCCAATGAATGACAAACAAAAAACTAAAGCATTGGATTGTGCAAGTCATTTAGATGTAGTTGGCTTCTTCACTTGTCGTGGAGAACTTTCCTTACCCATTACCGAGATTCTTCTAAAATCGGACAATGCTGAAATGCAATATTTTGGAAAAATGCGTCCCGAAACCATAGGACATCCAAATGAAGAAGAACTGGAAAGTTTAAAACAATTTGTTATTGATTTACAAAATCAAAACTAA